From Scyliorhinus canicula unplaced genomic scaffold, sScyCan1.1, whole genome shotgun sequence, one genomic window encodes:
- the LOC119960665 gene encoding probable G-protein coupled receptor 139 — protein MTILVLLRGKCGLSSCSTRYLLAMASGDLMFIIIEIGLRQLRVYYYPQSFLILTPVCSVIRALREAAVDLSVWFTVMFTFDRFVAICSLKLKATYCTNKTAVTVLATTTILFCLKNVPVYFKFKHGKIIDKVPWGCSLKKDYFTDIRWRSFAVLSMALTPMIPIALILILNALIFRRILMVNRARSSFKGQKNGDKVSDPEIESRKTTVILLFSISTSFIIMWSSHVLQLLKVLKPLLDFRQYQTFKSVAQMLRNLSCCANTFIYVVTQPKFREELKRMLKYPFTTIASYID, from the coding sequence ATGACGATACTGGTCCTTCTCCGGGGAAAGTGCGGTCTTTCCAGCTGCAGCACTCGCTACCTGTTGGCTATGGCATCCGGGGATCTGATGTTCATTATCATTGAGATCGGATTGCGGCAGTTACGTGTCTATTATTATCCACAGTCTTTCCTGATATTGACCCCTGTGTGTAGTGTTATCCGTGCCCTTCGAGAAGCAGCCGTAGACCtttctgtctggttcactgtcatgttcacctttgatcgatttgtcgcCATTTGTTCCCTTAAGCTGAAAGCTACTTATTGCACCAATAAAACTGCTGTTACAGTTCTTGCAACAACAACCATTCTTTTCTGTTTAAAAAATGTTCCcgtgtactttaaatttaaacatGGGAAAATAATCGACAAAGTGCCATGGGGCTGTTCTCTTAAAAAAGACTATTTCACTGACATTAGATGGCGGAGCTTTGCTGTATTATCAATGGCGTTGACCCCAATGATCCCAATTGCTTTAATTCTGATCCTCAACGCTCTGATATTCAGGCGCATCTTAATGGTCAACCGAGCTCGGAGCTCATTCAAGGGTCAGAAAAACGGAGATAAAGTGAGTGACCCAGAGATCGAGAGCAGAAAAACAACTGTTATTTTACTCTTCTCCATATCCACCAGCTTCATAATAATGTGGTCATCACACGTTTTACAATTGCTGAAAGTGTTAAAACCCCTTTTAGACTTTCGTCAATATCAGACCTTTAAGTCAGTTGCACAGATGCTGCGGAATTTAAGCTGCTGCGCCAACActtttatttatgtggtgactcagccGAAGTTCAGAGAAGAATTGAAGAGAATGCTGAAATACCCGTTTACGACAATTGCTTCATACATTGATTAA